A stretch of Myxocyprinus asiaticus isolate MX2 ecotype Aquarium Trade chromosome 42, UBuf_Myxa_2, whole genome shotgun sequence DNA encodes these proteins:
- the LOC127433013 gene encoding protocadherin alpha-C2-like, translating into MEPQSGVLPRRWHLCFVFLPAMWSVASAVTRYSIPEEIPVGSVVANIAGDLGLDAHSLSERKVKLDYIHSKKYLEINKDTGELFIAEKIDRENLCPAKTSSFCFLKMDVIIESPIRIFNIELEIMDINDNAPQFRRERIPLDISESATPGERFSLTNAVDADVGENSIETYYLSESDEFTIEIQSGSDGTKYVDLVLKASLDREKQALHTLTLTAVDGGIPAQSGTASIIIQVLDTNDNAPQLDRQVYSVDLIENAPAGTLIMQLNATDLDEGTNAEITYSFTLYTSEKTQEKFSLDPSSGAITVKDVIDFEEVKSFEMYVEAKDNAVNPLSGQCKILVFITDLNDNYPEITVKSFQSSIKESDPIGTVIAVISVSDRDSGDNGKVVLSVYNAEFLPFALNKSSEDFFALTVTETLDREKTSHYDITLHVTDRGTPPLTDNETISIVIQDVNDNAPVFPQALYTIHLMENNEPGALLASPTAHDPDLHENQYLVYFIIEKEIANTSMSMLFSINPENGNLYALRTFDFEREKEFLFHIEARDSGVPPLSSNVTVHIIILDQNDNTPLIVSPWCLQGSVIEEIIPRSTDKGSLVTKVIALDADSMQNSRITYQFLQITDTTLFSLDQYNGEIRTTRMFNYRDPRHQRLVITARDNGEPPRSATMTIKISMVEQVVTQFTETTEVPIEYDLFTDLNLYLLIGLGSVLFLLLITILVIIVLKCQEPKQLNAAPHGRNSIVSQRNSTIADSTLISSDAYWYSLFLAETRKGKVVVRQPLPNGAGFIVSSIPGSAALTETSASRSSTLQESSSDLP; encoded by the exons ATGGAGCCGCAATCAGGCGTGCTTCCGAGAAGATGGCACCTCTGTTTTGTGTTCCTCCCGGCGATGTGGAGTGTCGCCTCAGCCGTGACACGATACTCCATCCCCGAAGAAATTCCAGTGGGCTCCGTGGTCGCAAATATAGCTGGCGATTTGGGCCTTGATGCGCACAGCCTCTCGGAACGAAAGGTAAAGCTGGATTACATTCACAgcaaaaaatatttagaaataaataaagacaCCGGAGAACTGTTTATCGCCGAGAAAATCGACAGGGAGAATTTATGCCCCGCCAAGACCTCATCGTTCTGTTTTCTTAAGATGGATGTGATAATCGAGAGTCCAATACGCATCTTTAATATCGAATTGGAAATTATGGACATAAATGACAACGCGCCTCAATTCAGGCGGGAAAGAATACCGCTCGATATATCGGAATCCGCAACACCAGGGGAGCGGTTTTCTTTAACGAATGCAGTGGATGCTGATGTCGGAGAGAACTCTATCGAGACTTACTATCTGAGCGAGAGTGACGAGTTTACGATTGAAATTCAGTCTGGAAGTGATGGAACCAAATACGTTGACTTGGTGCTAAAAGCTAGTTTAGACCGAGAAAAACAAGCACTACATACGCTAACGCTCACCGCCGTGGACGGCGGCATACCTGCACAGTCAGGTACAGCTAGCATTATCATCCAAGTGTTGGACACCAACGACAACGCCCCTCAGTTAGATCGACAAGTTTACTCCGTTGATTTGATCGAAAACGCGCCGGCTGGGACGCTAATTATGCAGCTGAATGCAACAGATTTGGACGAGGGAACAAACGCAGAAATCACATACTCTTTCACTTTGTACACATCTGAGAAAACACAGGAGAAGTTCTCTCTGGATCCCAGCAGTGGAGCAATAACAGTTAAAGATGTGATTGATTTCGAAGAGGTTAAAAGCTTTGAGATGTATGTTGAAGCCAAAGACAATGCGGTAAATCCCCTGTCTGGTCAGTGTAAAATATTAGTGTTCATCACAGATCTGAACGACAACTATCCTGAAATTACAGTAAAATCTTTTCAAAGTTCAATCAAAGAAAGTGACCCCATAGGAACAGTGATAGCTGTCATCAGTGTGAGTGACAGGGACTCTGGAGATAATGGTAAAGTTGTTCTCTCAGTCTACAATGCGGAATTTTTACCTTTTGCATTGAACAAGTCATCAGAAGACTTTTTTGCATTAACAGTTACAGAGACACTGGACCGTGAGAAGACCTCCCATTATGACATCACACTTCATGTAACTGACAGAGGAACTCCACCTCTGACTGATAATGAAACTATCAGTATTGTAATTCAGGATGTCAACGATAACGCACCAGTGTTCCCCCAGGCCCTTTATACCATTCATTTGATGGAAAACAATGAGCCTGGGGCTCTATTAGCCTCTCCCACCGCTCACGACCCAGACCTGCATGAAAATCAGTATCTGGTATATTTTATAATTGAAAAGGAGATTGCCAACACGTCAATGTCCATGCTTTTTTCCATCAATCCAGAGAATGGCAACCTCTACGCTTTACGCACTTTTGACTTCGAGAGGGAgaaggagtttctatttcatatTGAAGCTAGAGACTCTGGGGTTCCTCCTCTTAGCAGTAATGTGACTGTGCACATCATCATTCTGGACCAAAATGACAACACCCCACTCATAGTGTCTCCATGGTGTCTGCAAGGCTCTGTTATTGAGGAAATAATCCCGAGATCAACTGATAAAGGATCCCTGGTCACCAAGGTTATTGCGTTGGATGCTGACTCTATGCAGAACTCCCGCATAACATATCAGTTTCTGCAGATCACAGACACTACGCTGTTTAGCCTTGACCAGTACAATGGTGAGATACGAACCACACGCATGTTCAACTATAGGGATCCCAGACATCAACGGCTGGTCATCACGGCCAGAGACAATGGAGAACCTCCTCGCTCCGCCACGATGACCATCAAAATCTCCATGGTGGAGCAAGTGGTGACGCAGTTTACAGAAACCACAGAGGTGCCTATTGAATACGACTTATTCACTGATCTAAACCTGTATTTGCTCATTGGTTTGGGTTCAGTGTTGTTTTTGCTGCTCATCACTATTCTGGTCATCATAGTGCTTAAATGTCAAGAACCGAAACAATTGAATGCGGCTCCACATGGTAGGAACAGCATCGTTAGCCAGAGAAACTCCACTATTGCTGACTCTACGCTCATATCAAGTGATGCCTATTGGTACAGTCTGTTTCTGGCAGAGACCAGAAAGGGAAAGGTGGTGGTACGGCAGCCACTTCCTAACGGGGCAGGGTTTATTGTGTCAAGTATCCCAGGAAGTGCTGCACTGACTGAGACCAGTGCATCAAGGTCTTCAACATTACAG GAGTCGAGCAGTGATTTACCATGA
- the LOC127433009 gene encoding protocadherin-10-like: protein MELWIWTWQVTCLAFIASVVDVVLAQIRYTIPEELEHGAFVGNIAEDVGLDTNKLSIRRFRIVSSAKKQYLEVNLENGVLFVNERIDREDLCEQNPYCSFHLQVVIENPLELYRVEVEILDVNDNAPVFPWSEFNLDISESAVAGSRFPLESAQDLDVGDNSLRSYLLSVNEHFILDVQTRSDGSKFAELILESPLDREQQKTHLMVLTAVDGGSPERSGTAQINVTVLDANDNAPVFDQNFYKVRLTENAPRGTVVIKLNATDLDEGPNGEITYSFSGHAPIRVRELFSVDPLTGEIKVKGLVDYEKARMHEIYVQAKDKGPSAVAVHCKVMVNIIDVNDNLPEVILTSVSTPVQEDAPPGTVIAVISVMDQDAGENGNVDCEIPHHVPFQLHSSFKNYYTLVTCDFLDRETISEYNITLTARDMGSPPLFTRKTILVQVSDINDNAPRFKQPSYTVYLTENNAPGASIYTITAQDADVDQNSYLSYSILENVIHGMPVSTYVSINSDNGNIYALRSFDHEQLRNFQIVVQAEDAGFPPLRTNVTVNVFVLDQNDNPPVVVSPVPENDSAASVIAVPRYADVGYLVAKITAMDADAGQNSRLIYEVLQATDLSLFSVALYTGEIRTIRRLMDNDPTRQRLVVLVKDNGQPPLSATASIILSVVDNVPESLPDFGDLAPSPQYRSNLTLYLIVSLGAVSFAFLVAIIVLATIKGYRDRNSVRDYSSFNSCCGFRSKASARDVILKSNLNTHLSPGSKRSTHCVEVNGSNPIGQNYCYKMCLTPESSKSDFMFLKPCSPTGTAFRNNSKEVENKTLTWSPASHSHGAKNETTSPNELKQGNKDHTLAKNQLNYTYKSHTSLNTGRTLQCSLMQDSDNYAYTSVPQYWTWGNHMHDYRTLPKVGGFSNRSWTQYNQQDSVQPSPDYQHNVYIPGTPSTLCTLKLANNGDLEVSNSFSTFGKKKKRMPNNNCQEDSVITNDFFK from the exons ATGGAGCTGTGGATATGGACATGGCAGGTGACCTGCCTGGCATTCATTGCATCTGTGGTAGATGTGGTTTTGGCACAGATTCGTTACACGATCCCAGAGGAACTGGAGCATGGGGCTTTTGTTGGAAATATTGCGGAGGATGTGGGACTAGACACCAACAAACTCTCCATTCGCAGATTTAGAATAGTGTCTAGTGCCAAAAAGCAATATTTAGAGGTCAATTTAGAAAACGGCGTCTTGTTTGTGAACGAGAGAATTGATCGAGAAGATTTGTGCGAACAAAATCCATACTGTTCATTTCATCTTCAGGTTGTTATCGAAAATCCGTTAGAACTGTACAGGGTAGAGGTTGAAATACTGGATGTCAATGACAACGCTCCCGTTTTTCCGTGGAGTGAATTTAACCTGGATATCTCGGAATCGGCCGTGGCTGGATCACGCTTCCCGCTGGAAAGCGCGCAGGACCTGGACGTCGGTGACAACTCTCTCCGCTCGTATCTGCTGAGCGTAAACGAACACTTTATCCTTGACGTTCAGACGCGCAGCGACGGCAGTAAATTCGCCGAGCTGATTCTCGAGAGTCCGTTAGACCGGGAGCAGCAGAAGACGCACCTGATGGTTCTCACAGCTGTGGATGGGGGCTCGCCGGAGAGGTCAGGGACTGCTCAAATCAACGTAACGGTTCTGGACGCAAATGACAACGCGCCAGTGTTCGACCAGAACTTCTATAAAGTGAGGCTGACTGAAAACGCACCGCGCGGCACAGTGGTAATAAAACTAAATGCCACTGATCTCGATGAAGGACCCAATGGAGAGATCACATACTCTTTCAGTGGGCACGCTCCAATTAGAGTGCGTGAGCTGTTCAGCGTGGATCCTCTCACGGGAGAAATCAAAGTGAAAGGACTCGTAGATTATGAAAAGGCAAGAATGCATGAGATATATGTACAAGCTAAGGACAAGGGACCGTCTGCCGTGGCGGTGCACTGCAAAGTTATGGTCAATATCATAGACGTCAACGACAATCTTCCTGAGGTGATACTTACCTCAGTGTCCACACCTGTCCAAGAAGATGCGCCCCCTGGCACCGTTATAGCAGTTATTAGCGTTATGGATCAGGATGCTGGGGAAAATGGAAACGTTGACTGTGAAATTCCTCATCATGTTCCCTTTCAGCTACATTCCTCTTTTAAAAACTATTACACATTGGTTACCTGTGATTTTCTAGACAGGGAAACAATATCTGAATATAACATTACTCTCACCGCCCGTGATATGGGATCCCCGCCTCTTTTCACCAGGAAAACTATCTTGGTGCAAGTATCTGATATCAATGACAATGCGCCACGATTCAAACAGCCGTCCTACACAGTCTACCTGACCGAAAACAACGCCCCCGGTGCCTCAATCTACACCATCACAGCACAAGATGCAGATGTGGATCAGAATTCATACTTGTCATACTCTATACTGGAAAATGTCATCCATGGGATGCCCGTATCCACATATGTGTCCATCAATTCagacaatggcaacatttacGCATTGCGCTCTTTCGACCACGAGCAGCTCAGAAACTTTCAGATCGTGGTTCAAGCCGAAGATGCCGGTTTTCCCCCTCTGCGCACGAACGTAAcagtaaatgtgtttgttttggacCAGAATGACAACCCGCCAGTCGTTGTATCTCCGGTGCCCGAGAATGATTCAGCCGCATCAGTTATAGCTGTGCCCAGATATGCCGATGTTGGATACCTAGTGGCTAAAATCACTGCCATGGACGCAGATGCCGGGCAGAATTCGCGTCTCATTTATGAAGTCCTGCAAGCTACAGATCTGAGTTTGTTCAGTGTTGCCCTGTACACCGGAGAGATCAGAACAATTCGCCGGCTGATGGACAACGACCCCACGAGGCAGAGGCTGGTCGTTTTGGTCAAGGACAACGGTCAGCCGCCCCTTTCGGCCACGGCTTCCATCATTTTATCAGTTGTTGACAACGTGCCGGAATCCTTGCCGGATTTCGGCGACCTCGCACCTAGCCCCCAGTACCGGTCAAACCTTACGCTGTATTTAATAGTGTCTCTGGGCGCAGTTTCATTCGCGTTTCTCGTGGCTATTATCGTCCTAGCTACAATAAAGGGATACAGGGACAGAAATTCCGTTCGTGATTACTCGTCTTTCAACTCATGCTGTGGATTCCGTTCTAAGGCCTCTGCCAGGGACGTCATTTTAAAGTCTAACTTGAACACGCACTTATCACCAGGATCTAAAAGATCCACACACTGCGTGGAAGTTAACGGGAGCAACCCAATCGGTCAGAACTACTGCTATAAAATGTGCTTAACTCCAGAGTCATCTAAAAGTGACTTCATGTTCCTCAAGCCATGCAGCCCGACGGGAACAGCATTTCGAAACAACAGCAAGGAAGTCGAAAACAAGACTTTGACCTGGAGCCCAGCTAGCCACAGTCACGGCGCAAAAAACGAGACGACTTCTCCAAACGAG CTCAAACAAGGCAACAAGGATCATACCCTGGCCAAGAACCAGCTCAATTATACATATAAAAG CCATACTTCATTAAACACAGGCAGGACACTGCAGTGTAGTCTGATGCAGGACTCAGACAACTATGCTTACACATCTGTTCCACAGTACTGGACTTGGGGGAATCACATGCATG ATTATAGGACTTTGCCTAAGGTTGGGGGCTTTTCAAATCGCTCATGGACGCAATACAACCAACAGGATTCAGTTCAACCTTCACCAGACTATCAACATAATGTTTACATTCCCGGAACACCATCAACACTCTGTACACTCAAACTGGCAAATAATGGGGACCTTGAAGTGTCCAACTCATTCTCAActtttggaaaaaagaaaaagcgaATGCCAAACAATAACTGCCAAGAAGATTCAGTAATAACCAATGATTTTTTCAAATGA